From Nitrospinota bacterium, a single genomic window includes:
- the rplI gene encoding 50S ribosomal protein L9, with protein MKLILKENIKDLGNAGDVIQVSDGYARNYLIPKGLAKLATPQNIKLLDQESKERKNKLMKEKKEAELFAKRLEEISCTIVKKSGEKDKLFGSVTPQDIQEGLRNEGIEIDKKKIVLEEPIKTLGVYKASIQVHPEVNASLKVWVVKE; from the coding sequence ATGAAATTAATTTTAAAGGAAAATATTAAAGATCTTGGCAATGCAGGGGATGTTATTCAGGTATCTGATGGATATGCAAGAAATTATCTTATTCCTAAGGGGTTGGCAAAGCTGGCCACACCTCAAAACATAAAATTGTTGGATCAAGAGTCAAAAGAGAGAAAGAACAAATTAATGAAGGAAAAAAAAGAAGCGGAACTTTTTGCAAAAAGGCTTGAGGAAATTTCGTGTACCATTGTTAAAAAGTCAGGGGAGAAGGATAAGCTTTTTGGATCGGTTACCCCTCAAGATATCCAAGAGGGTTTAAGAAATGAGGGAATTGAAATAGATAAGAAAAAGATTGTCTTAGAAGAGCCAATAAAAACCTTAGGTGTTTATAAAGCGTCAATCCAGGTTCATCCTGAAGTGAATGCTTCATTAAAAGTTTGGGTAGTGAAGGAATAA
- the dnaB gene encoding replicative DNA helicase, whose protein sequence is MGTFSDKVPPQNIEAEQAVLGAILQDNEALTKSIEILEEKNFYKEAHRKIYSVMLDLFEKNEPIDLLTVTAMLRKRNQLEGVGGASYLSNLLESSPTSANIEFHAKLIKEDAIVRDLIRVSTDIIKLSYEDTDDVEELLDKAEKSIFEISEKKIQPSFYHIKEIIKEGFKGLEKLFDKEGIITGVQTGFTEFDQKTSGLQPSELIILAGRPSMGKTALSLNIAANIGVRGGKPVAIFSLEMSKEQLAIRMLCSEARVDSHKIRTGYLSKENWPDLTRAAGDLSEAPILIDDSPALSVMEIRAKSRRLLSEYPDLGIIVVDYLQLIRGRGRAENRQMEVAEITRSLKSLAKELRLPVLALSQLSRAVIQRGGRPQLSDLRESGSIEQDSDVVVFIHRDQEEKEMDHEDDHSGYSNIAEIIIGKQRNGPTGIIKLAFLEKCTRFENLTMRKEIV, encoded by the coding sequence ATGGGTACTTTTTCTGATAAGGTCCCTCCTCAAAATATAGAGGCTGAACAAGCTGTTTTGGGAGCAATTCTTCAAGACAATGAGGCATTAACGAAATCCATAGAGATTTTGGAAGAGAAAAATTTTTATAAAGAGGCACATAGAAAGATATATTCAGTGATGCTAGACCTCTTTGAGAAAAATGAACCTATAGATCTTTTGACAGTAACAGCAATGTTAAGAAAGAGAAACCAGCTTGAAGGGGTTGGAGGGGCTTCTTATCTTTCAAACCTATTAGAGTCTAGTCCAACATCTGCCAATATTGAATTCCACGCAAAGCTGATAAAAGAAGATGCAATTGTGAGGGATCTAATACGAGTCTCTACTGATATAATCAAACTGAGTTATGAAGATACTGATGATGTAGAGGAACTTTTAGATAAGGCTGAGAAGTCTATATTTGAGATATCAGAAAAAAAGATTCAGCCCAGTTTTTATCACATTAAAGAGATAATAAAAGAGGGCTTTAAAGGATTAGAAAAACTTTTTGATAAAGAGGGGATTATTACCGGTGTGCAAACAGGATTTACTGAGTTTGACCAAAAGACCTCCGGGCTTCAGCCATCTGAACTCATTATTCTTGCTGGAAGACCTAGTATGGGAAAGACAGCCCTTTCTCTAAACATAGCTGCAAATATTGGTGTTAGGGGGGGTAAACCTGTTGCTATCTTTAGTCTTGAGATGTCTAAGGAACAGCTAGCAATACGTATGCTCTGTTCCGAGGCCAGGGTAGACTCTCACAAAATAAGGACAGGATATCTTTCAAAGGAAAACTGGCCAGATCTAACAAGAGCAGCTGGAGACTTATCTGAAGCCCCGATATTGATTGATGATAGCCCTGCATTATCTGTAATGGAGATAAGGGCTAAGTCAAGAAGGCTGCTTTCTGAATACCCTGATCTAGGTATCATCGTCGTAGATTATCTTCAGCTTATAAGAGGAAGAGGAAGAGCTGAGAACAGACAAATGGAGGTTGCAGAGATAACACGTTCCTTGAAGTCCTTGGCAAAAGAATTAAGATTACCTGTGCTTGCCTTGTCTCAGCTCAGCAGGGCCGTTATACAGAGAGGGGGCAGACCCCAATTATCAGATTTAAGGGAATCAGGGTCTATTGAACAGGATAGTGATGTTGTTGTTTTTATTCACAGGGATCAAGAAGAAAAAGAAATGGATCATGAAGATGATCATTCTGGTTATAGTAATATAGCAGAGATTATCATTGGAAAACAACGCAATGGTCCAACAGGAATTATCAAACTTGCCTTTCTTGAGAAATGTACAAGATTTGAAAACTTAACCATGCGAAAAGAGATCGTTTGA
- the alr gene encoding alanine racemase, which yields MQNTRSTFVEIDLDAFKENLLKVRAKVGSGIKILAVVKADAYGHGAFLLSKKALEVGADMLGVTIVEEGIELREKGIDAPILVMGGALENQVKYIIDYNLSFVLFSRRIADLLSSKAKEKGKVVKVHIKIDTGMRRLGIPCNEAVEFIKRIRDLQGIDIEGILTHLSCADEIKSGFTDTQLSSFNKVLKEIDSIGLKVPLIHAANSAAIINYPESYFSMVRPGIMLYGSCPGEKKRDIELKPVMAWKTRIIDISKVGKGEGIGYGQRYFTKRKSTIATLPVGYTDGYSRLLSNKGKVIIHGKKVPIVGTICMDMCMVDVSDIPNAKVGDEVVLMGRQENEKITAEEIADLMNTISYEVFCKVSKRVPRVYKERKVYAKMA from the coding sequence ATGCAAAATACCCGTTCCACATTTGTAGAGATTGATTTAGATGCCTTTAAAGAAAATTTATTGAAAGTTAGAGCAAAGGTTGGTTCTGGAATAAAGATTCTCGCGGTTGTCAAGGCTGATGCCTATGGTCACGGTGCCTTTCTGCTCTCAAAGAAGGCATTGGAGGTGGGAGCAGATATGCTCGGTGTTACTATTGTTGAGGAAGGAATAGAGCTAAGAGAAAAGGGGATTGATGCTCCTATACTTGTTATGGGAGGCGCATTAGAGAATCAGGTTAAATATATTATCGATTACAATCTCTCCTTTGTTCTTTTTTCTAGAAGAATTGCAGATCTCTTATCTTCAAAGGCTAAGGAAAAAGGAAAGGTTGTTAAGGTTCATATTAAGATTGATACAGGCATGAGGCGCCTTGGGATTCCTTGTAATGAGGCTGTGGAGTTTATTAAAAGGATACGGGATTTGCAAGGAATAGACATAGAAGGGATTTTGACTCATCTATCATGTGCTGATGAAATAAAAAGCGGCTTTACAGATACTCAGCTATCAAGTTTTAATAAGGTCTTAAAGGAGATAGATTCGATAGGGCTTAAGGTGCCTTTAATTCATGCCGCTAACAGCGCAGCGATTATCAACTATCCAGAGTCATATTTTTCTATGGTTAGGCCTGGAATTATGCTTTATGGTTCCTGCCCAGGAGAGAAAAAAAGGGATATAGAACTAAAACCGGTTATGGCATGGAAAACAAGAATAATTGATATTTCAAAAGTCGGCAAGGGGGAAGGCATAGGTTACGGACAGAGATATTTCACCAAGAGGAAAAGCACGATTGCCACCCTTCCTGTAGGGTATACGGACGGATACAGCCGTCTCCTTTCTAATAAAGGAAAGGTTATTATACATGGGAAGAAAGTCCCTATTGTAGGAACGATCTGCATGGATATGTGTATGGTTGATGTATCGGATATCCCCAATGCTAAGGTAGGGGATGAGGTTGTACTTATGGGAAGACAGGAGAATGAAAAAATAACCGCTGAAGAGATAGCAGATCTCATGAATACTATATCATACGAAGTATTTTGTAAAGTGAGCAAGAGAGTTCCAAGGGTATATAAGGAGAGGAAGGTATATGCTAAGATGGCTTGA
- a CDS encoding ABC transporter permease, whose product MLRWLDLLGESIINFVNEVGRVLLLSWTTLTWLFRPPLRAKLTFKQMEQVGVNSLPVILITATFTGMVLALQSFVGFKRFNAESMVGTVVALSMTRELGPVLTGLIVAGRAGSAMAAELGTMKVTEQIDALYTLATDPVKYLIVPRFIAGLIMLPLLTIICDITGILGGYFVSVNILGANPISYIRRTEQYLEFNDIYSGLLKACVFGMIIALIACYQGFYTKGGAEGVGRATTKAVVISSMLILIFDYILTALLF is encoded by the coding sequence ATGCTAAGATGGCTTGATTTGTTGGGTGAATCAATCATAAATTTTGTCAACGAGGTGGGAAGAGTTCTTCTTCTTTCATGGACAACACTCACATGGTTATTCAGGCCTCCTCTAAGAGCCAAGCTTACATTTAAACAGATGGAACAGGTAGGAGTAAACTCATTACCTGTAATCTTAATAACAGCAACCTTTACAGGTATGGTCTTAGCACTTCAGAGCTTCGTAGGCTTTAAGAGATTTAATGCAGAAAGTATGGTTGGAACGGTAGTGGCATTATCAATGACTAGGGAATTAGGCCCTGTTCTAACAGGTTTGATAGTGGCCGGAAGGGCTGGTTCTGCTATGGCTGCAGAGCTGGGCACGATGAAGGTAACAGAGCAGATTGATGCCCTTTATACCTTGGCCACAGACCCTGTTAAATATTTGATTGTTCCAAGGTTCATTGCAGGGCTCATCATGCTTCCTCTTCTGACTATTATATGTGATATTACAGGCATATTAGGAGGTTACTTTGTCTCTGTTAATATCCTAGGGGCGAATCCAATCTCGTATATTAGAAGAACCGAGCAGTATCTGGAGTTCAATGATATCTATTCAGGTCTCTTAAAGGCATGTGTCTTTGGAATGATTATTGCTTTAATAGCCTGTTATCAAGGCTTCTATACTAAGGGAGGAGCAGAGGGTGTTGGTAGGGCAACGACAAAGGCGGTGGTTATATCTTCTATGTTGATCCTGATATTCGATTATATCCTAACGGCATTATTATTTTGA
- a CDS encoding ABC transporter ATP-binding protein — protein sequence MIKIIDLHKSFDSNHVLRGIDLEIHKGESMVIIGMSGSGKSVLLKHIIGLLKPDKGKIIVDNVEVSSLNGKELNEFRKKFGMLFQGAALFDSLTIGENVGFPLREHTDFSEREIRIKVKEKLEMVGLEDIEGLFPSELSGGMKKRVGLARAIAMEPEILLYDEPTAELDPILTDSINVLNIEMKQRLNITSITITHDITSAYKIADRIAMLHEGKIITTGTPDEIKASDNPVVKQFVTGSSEGPISVK from the coding sequence ATGATTAAGATAATAGACCTTCATAAGTCCTTTGATAGCAATCATGTTTTACGGGGGATTGACCTCGAAATTCATAAAGGGGAAAGCATGGTAATTATCGGAATGAGCGGATCGGGGAAAAGTGTCCTTCTTAAGCATATTATTGGATTATTGAAACCTGATAAGGGAAAGATTATCGTGGACAATGTTGAAGTATCCTCGTTAAACGGGAAGGAGTTAAATGAATTCAGAAAAAAGTTTGGCATGCTCTTTCAAGGGGCTGCCCTCTTTGATTCTTTAACCATAGGAGAAAATGTTGGTTTTCCCCTAAGAGAGCATACAGATTTCTCTGAAAGGGAAATAAGGATTAAGGTAAAGGAAAAATTAGAGATGGTGGGGTTAGAGGATATTGAAGGTCTCTTTCCATCAGAGTTAAGCGGAGGAATGAAAAAGAGAGTAGGGCTTGCCAGGGCTATTGCCATGGAACCAGAGATTTTATTGTATGATGAGCCGACGGCTGAACTTGACCCTATTTTGACCGACTCGATTAATGTTTTGAACATTGAAATGAAGCAAAGGCTAAATATTACCTCTATCACAATCACCCATGATATAACAAGTGCCTATAAGATTGCTGATAGGATTGCCATGCTTCATGAAGGCAAAATCATCACCACGGGAACACCAGATGAGATAAAAGCTTCTGATAATCCTGTGGTCAAACAATTTGTAACAGGGAGTTCTGAAGGACCCATATCTGTAAAGTAA
- a CDS encoding MlaD family protein, with protein MRLLTSEAKVGLFGLLAFLILLYMTITVGELSLFKEKGDVIIAYFNNVAGLDRKSIVRVSGVEVGKVESITLDKGKARVALRFDKKVILREDAIAYIKSESFLGEKYVEVSPGSPDKPVLKPGSIIKVGEGGADLDGLMEKFDGMAEDIRSVIKPLKEIFASEEGKEDFKGLFKNLNSAVKSLNETVFSDKEKLNRIVDNFDKMSEDFRFLGENTVPRLDRIAKKIESGEGTLGKLVNDDTLYNEAKKTLDNLRESVPKLKESLDNFYEISQKVGKGEGSLAKLINDETLYNETKDAIENLNTITKKIIKGEGTIGKLYTDDSLYVEARNALKKLNRTAEGMEEQAPVSVLGVMLGFLF; from the coding sequence ATGAGACTGTTAACCTCAGAGGCTAAAGTAGGACTGTTTGGACTTTTAGCCTTTTTGATTCTCTTATATATGACAATAACGGTTGGAGAGCTCAGTCTTTTTAAGGAAAAAGGAGATGTCATCATTGCCTATTTTAATAATGTTGCAGGATTGGATAGAAAGTCGATTGTTAGGGTTTCAGGTGTGGAGGTGGGCAAGGTAGAAAGCATTACCCTGGACAAGGGCAAAGCAAGGGTAGCATTGCGGTTTGATAAGAAAGTCATTTTGAGAGAAGACGCTATTGCGTATATCAAGTCAGAGAGCTTTTTGGGTGAAAAGTATGTGGAGGTCAGTCCTGGTTCTCCTGATAAGCCTGTGCTGAAGCCTGGAAGTATAATAAAGGTTGGCGAAGGAGGTGCTGATTTAGATGGATTGATGGAAAAGTTTGATGGAATGGCTGAAGACATAAGGTCAGTTATCAAACCTCTAAAGGAGATATTTGCCTCTGAAGAAGGAAAAGAGGATTTTAAAGGGCTTTTTAAAAATTTGAATTCCGCGGTTAAGAGTCTTAATGAAACTGTTTTTTCTGATAAGGAGAAGTTAAATAGAATCGTAGATAATTTTGATAAGATGTCAGAGGACTTTAGGTTCTTAGGCGAAAATACGGTTCCACGTTTAGATCGTATTGCCAAGAAAATAGAGAGTGGAGAGGGAACCCTTGGGAAATTGGTTAATGACGATACGCTCTACAATGAGGCTAAAAAGACATTGGATAATTTAAGAGAGAGTGTTCCTAAATTAAAGGAGTCATTGGATAATTTTTATGAGATTTCCCAGAAGGTAGGCAAGGGAGAGGGGAGTTTGGCAAAGTTGATCAATGATGAAACCCTTTATAATGAGACCAAAGATGCCATTGAAAATTTAAACACGATTACAAAGAAGATCATCAAAGGAGAAGGGACTATCGGGAAGCTCTATACGGATGATTCCCTGTATGTCGAAGCAAGAAATGCCCTAAAAAAGCTGAATAGAACCGCTGAGGGAATGGAAGAACAAGCACCTGTATCGGTTCTGGGTGTTATGCTCGGTTTTCTCTTTTAA
- a CDS encoding TRAP transporter TatT component family protein, producing the protein MMLKRMMIIIFGFFLSIYGCTPQRLAINAAASLIDFNLISFNEEEDPELAKIAGASNLKLLEGLIKADPSNERLLIWAAQAFGGYAFLFVEDDDSKRAEMLYKRGADYGLRVLKKKGGFKKALKGDIEEFKSSLKDFDKEDISSLFWTTYCWGGWINLNRDSPQALVGIPKVKLLMERILVLNEEYYYGSPHLLLATYYSSRPRMLGGDPEKAKHHFERAVSLSKGKFLISYFLYARFYAVQVQDEELFKRLIDKVLETSPDILPEQRLSNQVAKRKAKGSLRDMAQYF; encoded by the coding sequence ATGATGTTAAAGAGAATGATGATCATTATATTCGGATTCTTCCTTAGTATCTATGGATGTACTCCTCAAAGATTAGCAATAAATGCAGCGGCTTCCCTTATCGATTTTAATCTTATCTCTTTTAATGAAGAAGAGGATCCAGAATTAGCTAAGATAGCAGGTGCCTCAAACCTAAAGCTTCTAGAAGGATTGATTAAGGCCGATCCTTCAAATGAAAGGCTTCTAATCTGGGCTGCACAAGCTTTTGGCGGTTATGCTTTTTTGTTCGTTGAAGACGATGATTCTAAAAGGGCAGAAATGCTTTATAAAAGAGGGGCGGATTACGGGTTGAGGGTATTAAAAAAGAAGGGAGGTTTCAAAAAGGCGCTTAAGGGAGACATTGAAGAATTTAAAAGCTCTTTGAAGGATTTTGATAAGGAGGATATATCCTCCCTTTTTTGGACAACCTATTGCTGGGGGGGATGGATCAATCTGAACAGGGATTCTCCTCAGGCATTGGTAGGTATTCCAAAAGTAAAGCTCTTAATGGAGAGGATCTTAGTGTTAAATGAAGAGTATTATTATGGGAGTCCGCATCTTTTATTGGCAACCTACTACTCAAGCAGACCAAGGATGCTTGGTGGAGACCCTGAAAAGGCAAAGCATCATTTTGAAAGGGCTGTTTCTTTGAGTAAAGGAAAATTTTTAATAAGCTATTTTCTATATGCCAGATTCTATGCGGTTCAGGTGCAAGACGAAGAACTATTTAAGAGATTAATCGATAAAGTATTGGAGACCTCACCCGATATATTACCTGAACAGAGATTATCTAATCAAGTAGCAAAGAGAAAGGCAAAGGGGTCTCTAAGGGATATGGCTCAATATTTTTAG
- the dctP gene encoding TRAP transporter substrate-binding protein DctP, translating into MKLFIKIVLLALFLMANDTLHASQYEIKFSTLAPEGSTWMKVMRELDKSVQEATKGNLKFKIFPGGVSGDEKDVLRKMRLGQVHSAAFTGVGLGEVLPSIRVLDLPFLVRSYKEVDYLRQKLYPFFYDSFEKKGFVLLAWAEVGFVYFYSKEKIASIQDMKRLKMWVWEGDPLASEFFKAINVNPIPLSVPDVHTSLQTGLIEAAYTSPLGVIVLQWFTKIRFMLDLPMTNATAAILIKKNTFDKLPKEMQDILKQKTEEHMRRLVTLTRKDNNQSIEVLKKNRIELVSPSKGQIEEYNQAGKSVREMLIGKLYNRELLEKVIHNLEEFRKKP; encoded by the coding sequence ATGAAACTCTTTATAAAGATTGTATTACTCGCTTTATTTCTTATGGCTAATGATACCCTCCATGCATCGCAGTATGAAATCAAATTCTCCACACTAGCCCCTGAGGGATCTACATGGATGAAGGTGATGAGAGAGTTAGATAAGAGTGTTCAGGAGGCCACAAAGGGAAATTTAAAATTTAAGATCTTTCCTGGGGGTGTTTCAGGTGATGAAAAGGATGTTCTACGCAAGATGAGACTGGGACAAGTCCATTCCGCTGCTTTTACCGGTGTGGGTTTGGGTGAGGTCCTCCCTTCAATTCGGGTTCTCGATCTTCCCTTTCTTGTTCGAAGTTATAAAGAGGTCGATTATCTCCGTCAAAAATTATATCCGTTTTTTTATGATTCCTTTGAGAAAAAGGGTTTTGTCCTGCTTGCCTGGGCAGAGGTCGGTTTTGTCTATTTCTATTCCAAGGAAAAGATAGCTTCGATCCAAGACATGAAAAGACTCAAGATGTGGGTGTGGGAAGGAGACCCATTAGCCAGTGAGTTCTTTAAGGCCATTAATGTCAACCCTATTCCTCTCTCTGTTCCTGATGTGCATACATCCTTGCAGACAGGACTCATAGAGGCAGCTTATACCTCTCCCCTCGGTGTGATTGTGCTTCAGTGGTTTACAAAGATAAGATTTATGCTCGATCTTCCTATGACCAATGCTACGGCTGCTATTCTTATAAAAAAGAACACCTTTGATAAACTTCCCAAAGAGATGCAGGATATCCTTAAGCAAAAGACAGAAGAGCATATGAGAAGACTGGTTACTCTTACGAGAAAGGATAATAATCAATCCATTGAGGTTTTAAAAAAGAATAGGATAGAATTGGTGTCCCCTTCAAAGGGTCAAATTGAAGAATACAATCAAGCGGGAAAGAGTGTGAGGGAGATGCTTATAGGTAAGCTTTATAACAGGGAGCTTCTCGAAAAGGTGATTCATAACTTAGAGGAATTTAGAAAGAAGCCCTGA
- a CDS encoding TRAP transporter small permease produces the protein MQIFKDIDQFLKRVEETILISFVILMVFLAFFQVVLRNIFSAGIIWADIFLRHLVLWIGLLGAVLVTSERRHIKIDIFSKFFSEKAQPKIYLGMDTLSLFVTILLTKASYTFVVSEKLGGSLLFLNIPTWVMESIIPIAFALISLHFLIRIFEGIYEIVRKESR, from the coding sequence ATGCAAATTTTTAAAGATATTGATCAATTTTTGAAAAGGGTTGAGGAGACCATTTTAATATCTTTTGTGATACTTATGGTCTTCTTGGCATTTTTCCAAGTTGTTCTTAGAAATATCTTCTCAGCTGGCATTATCTGGGCAGATATATTTTTAAGGCACCTTGTACTCTGGATCGGTCTTTTGGGCGCGGTTTTGGTAACCAGTGAGCGAAGACATATCAAAATAGATATTTTTTCAAAATTCTTCTCCGAAAAAGCACAACCCAAGATTTATCTAGGCATGGATACCCTTTCCCTCTTTGTTACGATCTTGCTTACAAAGGCCTCCTACACATTTGTAGTATCAGAGAAACTCGGAGGAAGCCTTCTCTTTTTAAATATACCTACATGGGTAATGGAATCAATCATACCGATTGCCTTTGCCCTTATATCTCTTCATTTCTTAATCAGGATATTTGAGGGGATTTATGAAATTGTAAGAAAGGAATCTCGATGA
- a CDS encoding TRAP transporter large permease, whose translation MTFLVGLILLLALLGVPLFVVISSIALLGFYSIDINSAAIIVEMYRMTSSSTLIAIPLFTLAGYIMAESNTPLRLVNLSKAFFGWLPGGLAIVTLVACAFFTAFTGASGVTIIALGGILYPILLKEKYPEGFSLGLITSSGGLGLLFPPSLPIIMYGLIAQTSIDKLFVAGIIPGLILIAVLSLYSVKKGYSSKVPKEPFSFENAIKSVKEAVWEIPLPFIILIGIYGGYFTASEAAAITAFYILIVEVFIYKDLNLFKDIPRITKESMLLVGGILIVLGTALGLTNFLIDQQIPMKLLGFMKTYVTHKIVFLILLNIFLLMVGCLMDIFSAIIVVVPLIIPIAKDFGIHPIHLGIIFLTNLEIGYSTPPVGINLFISSFRFKEPVLKLYGATLPFVAIRLPILILITYLPILSLKLVEIIWGSY comes from the coding sequence ATGACATTTCTTGTTGGATTGATCCTTTTATTGGCTTTGCTTGGTGTCCCCCTTTTTGTTGTGATATCTTCGATTGCTCTCTTGGGATTCTACAGCATCGATATCAATTCAGCTGCTATCATTGTTGAGATGTACAGGATGACCAGTTCCTCCACCCTTATAGCCATTCCCCTCTTTACATTAGCGGGCTATATTATGGCTGAAAGCAATACGCCTCTTCGTCTTGTCAATCTCTCAAAAGCCTTTTTCGGTTGGCTACCTGGCGGGTTGGCTATAGTTACATTAGTAGCATGCGCCTTTTTTACGGCCTTTACTGGGGCTTCTGGTGTTACCATTATTGCTCTAGGCGGTATTCTTTATCCCATACTCCTAAAGGAGAAGTATCCCGAGGGATTTTCTCTTGGGCTTATCACATCATCTGGAGGTTTGGGCCTTCTCTTTCCTCCTAGCCTCCCGATTATCATGTACGGTCTTATCGCTCAAACCAGTATAGATAAACTATTTGTGGCTGGTATCATCCCAGGCCTTATTTTGATAGCTGTTCTTTCTCTTTATAGTGTCAAAAAAGGTTACTCATCAAAGGTGCCGAAGGAACCCTTTTCTTTTGAAAATGCTATAAAATCTGTTAAAGAAGCTGTCTGGGAGATTCCCCTTCCCTTTATTATTCTTATTGGTATTTATGGAGGCTACTTTACGGCAAGTGAGGCTGCTGCAATAACAGCCTTTTATATCCTGATTGTAGAGGTCTTTATATATAAAGACCTCAATCTCTTTAAAGATATCCCGCGCATCACCAAAGAGAGCATGCTGCTTGTTGGTGGTATCCTGATTGTCTTAGGTACAGCCTTGGGTCTCACTAATTTCCTCATTGACCAGCAAATACCGATGAAATTACTAGGTTTTATGAAGACCTATGTAACACATAAGATCGTATTCTTAATCTTATTAAACATTTTTCTCCTTATGGTGGGGTGCCTCATGGATATATTTTCTGCTATCATCGTGGTGGTACCCCTCATCATCCCTATTGCAAAAGACTTTGGAATACATCCTATACATTTAGGCATCATTTTTCTCACCAATTTAGAGATCGGATATTCTACACCTCCTGTGGGCATCAATCTCTTTATCTCCAGTTTTAGATTTAAAGAGCCTGTTTTAAAATTATACGGAGCGACCTTACCCTTTGTTGCCATACGCCTTCCTATCCTTATTCTCATAACATATCTACCTATTTTAAGCTTGAAGTTAGTAGAAATAATCTGGGGGAGTTATTAA
- the tgt gene encoding tRNA guanosine(34) transglycosylase Tgt has product MSHNFKIIHQEKYTKARLGKITTPHGEFITPTFMPVGTQATIKTLTPEDITKCNADIILGNSYHLYLRPGHKIIEEMGGLHRFMNWYGPILTDSGGFQVFSLGLLRRVFSNGVRFKSHIDGTDHQFSPKKSIEIQEALGADIIMAFDECIPYPSLYEYTLASTELTTKWARSCKKAYRNKNQSLFGIVQGGMFKDLRERSAKDLVSLDFDGYAIGGLSVGEPKELMYEMLGFTLPFIPYDKPRYIMGLGEPEDILRAVVHGADMFDCVIPTRNARNGGLFAHNGKIAITNSCYIKDDRPIDPLCDCYTCQNYSRAYLRHLFISREILALRLNTIHNIFFFTRLMEKTRKAIEMDKLSDFIDNFEQINNTRKIYQK; this is encoded by the coding sequence ATGTCACATAATTTTAAAATTATTCATCAAGAAAAATATACAAAAGCGAGGCTTGGCAAGATAACCACACCTCACGGAGAATTTATAACCCCTACCTTTATGCCAGTAGGAACTCAGGCCACAATAAAAACATTGACCCCTGAAGATATAACAAAGTGTAATGCGGATATCATATTAGGCAATTCTTATCATCTCTATTTAAGACCGGGTCATAAAATAATAGAGGAAATGGGAGGGCTCCATAGGTTCATGAATTGGTATGGGCCTATATTGACGGATAGTGGGGGATTTCAAGTATTCAGCTTGGGTTTGCTTAGAAGAGTCTTTTCAAATGGGGTGAGGTTTAAATCCCATATTGATGGAACAGATCATCAATTTTCTCCAAAAAAAAGTATTGAGATTCAAGAAGCTTTGGGTGCTGATATCATAATGGCTTTTGATGAATGTATTCCTTACCCTTCCCTATATGAATATACCCTTGCATCTACAGAATTGACAACAAAATGGGCAAGAAGCTGTAAAAAGGCTTATCGAAATAAAAACCAGTCTCTTTTCGGAATAGTACAGGGGGGAATGTTTAAAGATCTAAGAGAGAGGAGCGCAAAAGACTTAGTATCCCTTGATTTTGATGGGTACGCTATTGGGGGATTGAGTGTTGGAGAGCCTAAGGAGTTAATGTATGAAATGCTGGGGTTTACTTTACCTTTTATTCCTTATGATAAACCTAGATATATTATGGGACTCGGAGAACCTGAAGACATATTGAGAGCGGTTGTTCATGGGGCGGATATGTTTGATTGTGTTATCCCAACAAGAAATGCCAGGAATGGAGGCCTTTTTGCCCATAATGGCAAGATAGCAATAACAAATTCTTGTTATATAAAAGATGATCGTCCAATCGATCCATTATGTGATTGCTATACATGTCAAAATTATTCAAGGGCTTATTTAAGACATCTGTTTATTTCGAGGGAAATTTTAGCCTTAAGATTAAATACCATCCATAATATCTTTTTCTTCACAAGACTGATGGAAAAAACGAGAAAAGCAATAGAGATGGATAAACTATCAGATTTTATTGATAATTTTGAACAGATCAATAATACCAGAAAGATATACCAAAAATAG